A single region of the Methylocystis echinoides genome encodes:
- a CDS encoding DUF3309 family protein has protein sequence MLSTVLVVLLILLLIGSLPTWPYSAEWGYGPGGAVGAILAIVLVLALLGRL, from the coding sequence ATGCTCTCCACCGTTCTGGTCGTCCTGCTGATTTTGCTGCTGATCGGCTCGCTGCCGACCTGGCCCTACAGCGCCGAATGGGGCTATGGCCCCGGCGGCGCGGTGGGCGCCATTCTCGCCATCGTGCTCGTGCTCGCGCTGCTCGGCCGTCTGTGA
- a CDS encoding DUF4339 domain-containing protein produces the protein MDEWYYAENGESVGPVAAEVVARAVADAGDQAVLVWSPGMPDWVDGRDLPQFAAKDAAGAAPAALFGAGTRIVAEKRAVAEPTTDSRGKTLIKRARHELLAYVGIATYLFVWFCALMFYKSTVLKGAGVDLAPFGVAALVKSLILAKFILLLEAVQLGARRGKGAILIVQIALRALIFTVALAIMTVIEEIVVGYFHGHGAKESLSGLITATSPSQVLATAILMFLVLVPYLAFRRIALEVGQLPELLFTRRGIKEAA, from the coding sequence ATGGACGAATGGTATTACGCCGAGAATGGCGAGAGCGTCGGGCCGGTGGCGGCCGAGGTCGTGGCGCGGGCCGTTGCGGACGCAGGGGATCAGGCTGTGCTCGTCTGGTCGCCGGGAATGCCCGATTGGGTCGACGGCCGGGACCTCCCGCAATTCGCCGCCAAGGATGCGGCCGGCGCGGCCCCCGCGGCCCTGTTCGGCGCCGGGACGCGCATCGTCGCGGAGAAGCGCGCCGTGGCCGAGCCGACGACCGACTCCCGCGGCAAGACCCTCATCAAGCGCGCGCGCCACGAACTGCTCGCCTATGTGGGCATCGCGACCTATCTCTTCGTCTGGTTCTGCGCCCTGATGTTCTACAAGTCGACCGTCCTGAAAGGGGCCGGCGTCGATCTCGCGCCTTTTGGCGTCGCGGCGCTCGTCAAATCGCTCATCCTGGCGAAATTCATTCTGCTTCTGGAAGCGGTGCAGCTCGGCGCGCGGCGTGGCAAGGGCGCCATTCTCATCGTGCAGATTGCGCTGCGCGCGCTGATCTTCACCGTCGCTCTCGCGATCATGACCGTGATCGAGGAAATCGTCGTCGGCTATTTCCACGGACATGGCGCGAAAGAATCCCTGAGCGGCCTGATCACCGCGACGTCGCCGTCTCAGGTGCTGGCGACCGCCATTTTGATGTTCCTCGTGCTCGTTCCCTATCTCGCCTTCCGCCGCATCGCGCTGGAAGTCGGCCAACTGCCCGAGCTTTTGTTCACCCGTCGGGGAATAAAAGAGGCGGCCTGA
- a CDS encoding cytochrome P450: MSAVAETIPAPTRAALARIPGSSGWPIIGHTLKVLADPKGATEDFAKRYGPVYRSYILGAHTVTLLGPEANEFLLLDEAKALSNALGWGIILDRLFPRGLMLLDFDEHRLHRKALSVAFKSGPLQAYLNSLNSGVAAGIARLKQTRDLRFYPAIKEMTLDLAAMSFLGAGVGADISRIKQAYIEMVAAAVSVVRRPIPGTQMYRGVKARADMVDYFTREMERRRGGDGTDLFTELCKATMEDGALLTAQEVADHMNFLMMAAHDTLASSLTSFVYFLSVNPAWQEQLREEVLALGLARGEPLPFERLRDLPLVEMAFNESMRIIPPAPSVLRCALREVEFGGYRIPAGACVAINPLYTHHMPQHWPEPATFDPRRFTPEAQRARHKYAYVPFGGGAHMCLGLHFAYLQAKCFAYHLLTTTRLVAPPDYRPAWQYWPIPRPRDGLRVTLAPLP, translated from the coding sequence ATGTCCGCTGTCGCCGAGACGATACCCGCGCCGACGCGCGCCGCGCTGGCGAGAATTCCCGGCTCGAGCGGCTGGCCCATCATCGGCCATACGCTCAAGGTTCTCGCCGACCCCAAGGGCGCCACCGAAGACTTCGCCAAACGATATGGCCCCGTCTATCGCAGCTATATTCTGGGCGCGCATACGGTCACGCTGCTTGGCCCCGAAGCCAATGAATTCCTGCTGCTCGACGAAGCGAAGGCGCTTTCCAACGCGCTCGGCTGGGGGATCATTCTCGATCGCCTCTTTCCGCGCGGGCTGATGCTGCTCGATTTCGACGAGCATCGGCTGCATCGCAAGGCGCTGTCCGTCGCCTTCAAATCGGGGCCGTTGCAAGCCTATCTCAACAGTCTCAACAGCGGCGTCGCGGCCGGGATCGCCAGGCTGAAACAGACGCGCGATCTGCGCTTTTATCCGGCGATCAAGGAAATGACGCTCGACCTTGCGGCGATGTCCTTTCTCGGCGCCGGCGTCGGCGCCGACATCAGCCGCATCAAGCAGGCGTATATCGAGATGGTCGCCGCCGCGGTGAGCGTCGTGCGCCGGCCGATTCCGGGCACGCAGATGTATCGCGGCGTGAAGGCGCGCGCCGACATGGTCGACTATTTCACAAGGGAGATGGAGCGGCGGCGCGGCGGCGACGGGACCGATCTGTTCACGGAACTGTGCAAGGCGACGATGGAGGACGGCGCGCTCCTGACCGCGCAGGAAGTCGCCGATCACATGAATTTCCTGATGATGGCCGCGCATGACACGCTCGCCTCGTCGCTCACGTCCTTCGTCTATTTTCTCTCCGTCAATCCGGCATGGCAGGAGCAGTTGCGCGAGGAGGTTCTCGCGCTCGGTCTCGCCAGAGGCGAGCCGCTGCCCTTCGAGCGGCTGCGCGATCTGCCGCTCGTCGAAATGGCGTTCAACGAATCCATGCGCATCATTCCCCCGGCGCCCTCCGTCCTGCGCTGCGCGCTGCGCGAGGTGGAATTTGGCGGCTATCGGATTCCCGCGGGCGCCTGCGTGGCGATCAACCCGCTCTATACGCACCACATGCCGCAGCACTGGCCCGAGCCCGCGACATTCGATCCTCGTCGCTTCACGCCGGAGGCCCAGCGCGCGCGTCACAAATATGCTTATGTGCCCTTCGGCGGCGGCGCGCATATGTGCCTCGGCCTGCATTTCGCCTATTTGCAGGCGAAGTGTTTCGCCTATCATCTGCTCACGACGACGCGGCTCGTCGCGCCGCCTGATTACAGGCCGGCATGGCAATACTGGCCGATCCCGCGCCCGCGCGACGGGCTGCGGGTGACGCTGGCGCCCTTGCCCTAG
- a CDS encoding ester cyclase, with translation MSKDAQYDLAALWDEHCRYEFEARDVDATMATMVDAPYVNHIPTMTGGVGHDELKRFYKYHFIGANPPDTTLTSISRTVGAESVVDEMLFSFTHTHEVDWMLPGVAPTGRRIDVPLVAIARFRDGKLAHEHIYWDQASVLVQIGLLEPGTLPIAGVAQARKLTDQTLPSNEMMPNWAKSAGKPL, from the coding sequence ATGTCGAAAGATGCGCAATACGATCTCGCCGCCTTATGGGACGAACATTGCCGCTACGAATTCGAAGCGCGCGATGTCGACGCCACAATGGCGACCATGGTCGACGCCCCTTACGTCAACCACATCCCGACCATGACCGGCGGCGTCGGGCATGACGAGCTGAAGCGTTTTTACAAATATCATTTCATCGGCGCCAATCCGCCCGACACGACGCTCACCTCCATCAGCCGCACCGTCGGCGCCGAGAGCGTCGTCGATGAAATGCTGTTCAGTTTCACGCATACGCATGAAGTCGACTGGATGCTGCCCGGCGTCGCGCCAACGGGACGACGGATCGACGTGCCCCTCGTCGCCATTGCGCGGTTTCGCGACGGCAAACTCGCGCATGAGCATATTTACTGGGATCAGGCCTCGGTGCTCGTGCAGATCGGCCTGCTGGAGCCGGGAACGCTGCCGATCGCCGGCGTCGCGCAGGCGCGCAAGCTCACCGATCAGACGCTGCCAAGCAATGAGATGATGCCCAACTGGGCGAAGAGCGCGGGCAAGCCGCTCTGA